Below is a window of Candidozyma auris chromosome 3, complete sequence DNA.
GGGTGCTTAAGGCAATAGATTTGCCTCTCACCGAGTCAAACTTTTATTGTGCTTAActgcaaaagaaaaagagctgCTGGGTAGATAACATGAATGTTTTCTTGTTGTCTCTTCATGAAGATTTCAAGCAAAAATCGCTCTCGTAATGATCGATAAGTCAGCTAAACTACTCACGCTTGAACTTGTCGCATTAATTGCGACTCGATAACTTCATTCCAGTCTCATTGAAAGTGGCTTTACGTGGCTTTCAATGAAAAGTTAACAATGACACCTGACGTGCTTCTCCCAACAAATCAAGCAAGAGGCTCGTGAGCTTCGTGCATTGGCGAATTGTCTTGATATCCGAGTAGCTAAGCCCACTGCCTCCACAGTGAAATTCGAGTGAACGTGTTGGCATTGCACTTACGGTTCAAACCTTAAAAAGCGTGTCCAAAGCAAGTTTTGCCcaacttttcatcattCTGACTATGCAAGCTGCGCTAATGTCGGCACTACTCAACAGAGGTCGGTGCCCTTAGCACCCTTGCGTCTTTGAGGGCCAAGAGGTTTTCTTGTCAATACCACAATCAGAGAATGTCTTTCCCGAATAGTCTTTCTCGGACCCCTATCCATTTACAATCACTGATGTTGCAGATTTCAATTAGCCAAAAGGAGCATCACCAATGAATTGAGACAGGCCCTTCGTCCCCTGTGCACACCGCCGACCCTAAACGACATCCCGAACCCAGTGACTGATCCTCTACTGCTTCCGATTTGCCAACTTCACAAATCTAGTTCCCTTGTTCTTGAGATGGGAACTTCATGCACCTTGTGCAAGCATCTCTGTGGTATCTGTGCATGACACATCATCCACGCGAGAAGCTGCATTAAGGCCACATTCTCATAATCATATGAGGGACCCGAAAAATGAAGTGAAATCTTTTTACGAGTAACACCGAGCAAAATTGCTTCCAAGAGACGACTGAAGTGTTATTTTTACTCTGTTCTCAGTTTTCGCTTGTTCCTTTTCTGTGGCTGAAGATCGCCGATCTGATGCACGAGAAAATGGTCCACTATTTTTATTGTGCAGCGCTGCAAGTCGCAATAAAAGGTCTCAAAAGGTGTGGAGAATTCTCTGACTGCAGTGAGCAGTCGGCTACAAAAAATAGCGATTTGGTAAATCGCATTCTCTTGTGAATTTGGCGTGGCACGCATCATACAGTCGTTTGATCTTGCCTACATATGTAAAATTCCTCACTTATTTGGGTTCGTAATTCATTCGAAAAGCACTGTAGATTTTGTTAGACTTACATTCGATTACTTACACAAAATTGACCCAATAAcatcaacagcagcagcattgAACTTCGCAGTCTCTTTGTTTCGTCGTATAAGAGAGAAATGCAGAGCACAAGAACAATAAGGTCGCCTCTCCAAGCAGGTGGCCCAACTTTTAGCACGCCCCATTTCCAATAAGCTGCTCATATTTCTTAATATACGCTTCGGCACACGAGGGCGCCGAGGTTGTCTTTCAAACGATCGGGGTTTTCAAATTGCAAATACATGACATACATTGCCTTCTACAGCCCTATTGACAACCGCTTACGCTAAATACGCTCCTTCTGATCTCAGTGCTTAGGATATATACTAACACTCTAGAAAAActtatttcttttttccatCAGGAATGGTGAACATAATAATCTTACCTTGATCAAGGCTTTCGTCAACCTTGAAGAAACCCTTTCTCTCAAACTGAATGAtctcatccttcttgagACTTCTGACATTCACGTCAGCGTACACCTCAGACACGAATTTGGTTTCCTTGGTGAGGAAATCCTCGAAGTTGTCgttctcctccaacttaTCCTTGGTGATCAAGTGGTCAAAGTCGTTGATCTCAACCTTGACCTTGTCGTCGGTGTCAGCTAGCCAGgtcaccttcttctctgtcttACGGAAATCACCCTCCAAGTGCAAGTCAGCATCGATGGAAGTGACGACATCACCCTCTTTGtgaattttcttgatgatcacGTTACCCCAGTCCATGAAGGTaacttcttcaccctcCTTGAACGTGGCAGCATCAGCCTGGTCGATCAACAAGTCCTTAGCAAAAAtgaccttcttcaatccGACATCTGGGTTCTTCTTGTGTTTAGGCTTCTCCTCAGTGTATGGCTCAGCTGGACCATTGGAGAGCTTCACCTTGACAGCGCGTTTGACATCAACGGCGGTGTGCCTTGGCACGACAGGATCGATGATCTTTTTGTTCATAGCCCAGATGGTGGACCACTCCATGTTAATGATGTTCTTCGACGGACCCTGAGAAAGGATGAAGTTTCTCAAACCCTCGACCGTCatacctcttcttctcacaCCTCTGATAGTTGGAAATCTTGGGTCGTCCCAGTTGCCAACAAATCCCTTGTCAACAAACCACTGCAACTTTCTCTTGGACAAAAGAGTTCTGATGAAGTTGACTCTGCCGAAGTCCCAGATGTCGACGTGACGCAAGttcaaagctttcaagaacCATTCATATTGAGGGTTTCTATCTCTGTACTCGTTGGTTCTCAAGGCATGAGTAACGCCTTCGATAGAGTCAACGATAGGAACACAGAAATCGTAAGTTGGGTAGACCTTCCACTGAGTGCCAGTTCTATGGTGTGGGGTCAAGTTGCATCTGTAGATGACGGGGTCTCTCAATGCCTTGTTCAAAGCCTTGTAGTCGATCTTGGCTCTCAAACAGTTCTTCAAGCCCTCCTCAGTGCCGTTCTTCATCTCCTCAGTGAAGATTTTCAAGTTCTCCTCGACAGATCTGTCTCTTCTAGCAGAAGCGTCACCAACCATTCTCTCCtctctcatcttctcctGAGGAGTGTCATCACAGTAAGCTTTACCCTCTTTGATCAATTGAACAGCAAGCTCGTACATCTTGTCAAAGTAGTCTGAAGAATATGTGATCTTGTCACCTTTGATACCGAGCAAGGCCAAATCCTCAATGATAGAATCTTGAAACTCGACCCTCTCCTTCGTTGGGTTGGTGTCGTCGAATCTGATGATTAACTTACCCTTGTAAGCGTGAGCAAAATATTCGTTTAAGATGGCAGCCTTAGCGTGTCCAATGTGCAAGTATCCTGAGGGCTCTGGTGGAAAACGGATCACAACCTCACCCACCTTAGCGTTAGGCAAGTCGATCTCGAAATTAGCCTTGTG
It encodes the following:
- the GUS1 gene encoding glutamate--tRNA ligase GUS1, with translation MATVTVAAKAPFIAYSAIIAAEFVNSTTDKAITVEFVDDKSVEAGKDATVKYAAHDKAVYGDIEVLNELTSLSPSINAVSDFTWVNFAFEKLANKNFKALATDLEKLDAHLNFRSFIVGHSISVADVAVWGVLRANAVMGSVLKNEVYTNISRWYNFIGSDSRFDSVAEKTTKSINDLRKSVKAASGAKKETHKANFEIDLPNAKVGEVVIRFPPEPSGYLHIGHAKAAILNEYFAHAYKGKLIIRFDDTNPTKERVEFQDSIIEDLALLGIKGDKITYSSDYFDKMYELAVQLIKEGKAYCDDTPQEKMREERMVGDASARRDRSVEENLKIFTEEMKNGTEEGLKNCLRAKIDYKALNKALRDPVIYRCNLTPHHRTGTQWKVYPTYDFCVPIVDSIEGVTHALRTNEYRDRNPQYEWFLKALNLRHVDIWDFGRVNFIRTLLSKRKLQWFVDKGFVGNWDDPRFPTIRGVRRRGMTVEGLRNFILSQGPSKNIINMEWSTIWAMNKKIIDPVVPRHTAVDVKRAVKVKLSNGPAEPYTEEKPKHKKNPDVGLKKVIFAKDLLIDQADAATFKEGEEVTFMDWGNVIIKKIHKEGDVVTSIDADLHLEGDFRKTEKKVTWLADTDDKVKVEINDFDHLITKDKLEENDNFEDFLTKETKFVSEVYADVNVRSLKKDEIIQFERKGFFKVDESLDQGKIIMFTIPDGKKK